In Miscanthus floridulus cultivar M001 chromosome 5, ASM1932011v1, whole genome shotgun sequence, one genomic interval encodes:
- the LOC136454648 gene encoding uncharacterized protein: MGIPRSSLCPRNTSFYGIVPGKEAMPLRRIRVNVTFGKPSNFCKEPLTFEVVDFLGVYHAILDRPCFTKFMAVPNYTYLKLKMLGPNRVITIEGSFEQAYYYE; encoded by the coding sequence ATGGGCATCCCTCGGAGCAGCCTATGCCCTAGAAATACGTCGTTCTATGGGATTGTGCCAGGGAAGGAAGCCATGCCCCTCAGGCGCATTCGGGTCAACGTCACCTTCGGCAAGCCAAGCAACTTCTGTAAGGAGCCGCTCACCTTTGAGGTTGTCGACTTCCTCGGTGTCTACCATGCCATCCTCGATCGACCAtgcttcaccaagttcatggccgtccctaattacacatacctcaagctcaagatgctcggCCCAAATAGGGTCATCACCATTGAGGGCAGCttcgagcaagcctactactatGAGTAA